The Seriola aureovittata isolate HTS-2021-v1 ecotype China chromosome 3, ASM2101889v1, whole genome shotgun sequence genome includes a region encoding these proteins:
- the LOC130166587 gene encoding perforin-1-like, which produces MAVLWQLMFLCWAWSPLCLSARVSFIRTPEECKKAPFVPGYNLGGEGFDIVKMERKGAYVIDTETWKLGNGTCKLYRNGYMNNENQKIPVAVVDWRTLPKCSLTVSSKVYDSVETLVNDSTSSVSNNWRFGLDIPVHASVTVGVGFGGSHSKESTFGMKKSKQDHYTFFRHSIYCNFYRYRLAAKPPLSHEFGSAVNSLPSYSCKTEPLYRNVIDTYGTHYITQVFLGGEMKAVTAIKTCQATMNGLSATEVKDCLSVEASAGFAGTASIKAMKEHCKQKRRKLGSGQRFSSMFSERNTEVIGGNINGADILFEGQSNPSVYNNWLKSLKNIPDVVQYNLKPLHTILPSAHPARAGLKREVEKYIKKNAVLKKCSETCKIGKRSGKRDPCACVCNSNQNIKSNCCPAGKGLATLKVFKLYAQGLYGDKWTQTDGSVEVRYGYQVKRTAIIQDNDNPKWKEKFNFGPIKINMRNKLTFSVYDEDTYWNSDLLGKCSFGLRKGRVSDSCMLDHGTLFFSYIVKCAPSLGGQQCQDYIPSPMSASLAAVFYTRNGVLAGETGMLNQQSASLKPAGNMTCN; this is translated from the exons ATGGCAGTGCTGTGGCAGCTCATGTTCCTGTGCTGGGCATGGAGTCCACTGTGTCTGTCAGCCAGGGTAAGCTTCATCAGAACACCAGAAGAGTGTAAAAAGGCTCCCTTTGTCCCCGGTTACAATCTGGGTGGAGAAGGCTTCGACATCGTCAAAATGGAGCGGAAAGGTGCCTATGTGATCGACACTGAAACATGGAAGCTTGGCAATGGCACTTGCAAGTTATACAGAAACGGCTACATGAATAACGAAAATCAGAAGATCCCAGTTGCAGTTGTGGACTGGAGAACCCTCCCTAAGTGCAGTTTAACAGTCTCCAGTAAAGTCTATGATTCTGTCGAAACTCTTGTCAATGACTCTACATCATCTGTGTCGAACAACTGGAGATTCGGCCTTGATATCCCTGTACACGCCAGTGTTACTGTCGGTGTTGGCTTTGGAGGTTCCCACTCTAAAGAATCGACCTttggcatgaaaaagtcaaaacaagACCACTACACCTTCTTTCGCCATTCTATCTACTGTAACTTCTACCG CTACAGACTGGCAGCAAAACCTCCACTGAGTCATGAGTTTGGATCAGCTGTCAACTCCCTTCCGTCCTATTCATGTAAAACCGAACCATTATATCGCAATGTGATCGACACCTATGGTACACATTACATCACACAAGTGTTTCTGGGAGGTGAAATGAAGGCAGTCACGGCTATCAAGACCTGCCAAGCGACCATGAATGGACTGTCTGCAACAGAGGTGAAAGACTGTTTGTCAGTTGAGGCCTCAGCTGGCTTTGCAGGTACTGCCAGCATAAAGGCCATGAAAGAGCACTGTAAGCAAAAGAGGAGGAAGTTGGGCTCTGGCCAGAGGTTTAGCAGCATGTTTAGTGAGCGTAACACAGAGGTCATTGGTGGAAACATTAATGGAGCTGATATCCTGTTTGAAGGCCAATCAAATCCTTCTGTCTATAATAACTGGCTTAAATCACTGAAGAACATACCTGATGTGGTCCAATACAACTTAAAGCCCCTGCACACCATACTGCCAAGTGCTCATCCTGCAAGAGCCGGACTGAAGCGAGAGGTGGAGAAGTACATTAAGAAAAATGCAGTGTTGAAGAAATGTTCAGAAACCTGTAAGATTGGGAAGAGATCAGGCAAGAGGGATCCTTGTGCTTGTGTCTGCAACAGTAATCAGAATATCAAGTCAAACTGCTGTCCTGCTGGGAAAGGTCTCGCGACATTAAAGGTGTTCAAGCTTTATGCACAGGGTCTGTATGGTGACAAGTGGACTCAGACAGATGGTTCAGTGGAGGTCAGATATGGTTACCAGGTAAAGCGCACTGCTATTATACAAGATAATGACAATCctaaatggaaagaaaagtttaattttGGACCCATCAAAATCAACATGAGAAACAAACTTACGTTCAGTGTTTATGATGAGGATACTTACTGGAACAGTGATCTACTTGGTAAGTGTTCATTTGGTCTGCGTAAAGGCAGAGTGAGCGACAGCTGCATGTTAGATCATGGTaccctcttcttctcctacATAGTAAAGTGTGCACCAAGTCTTGGTGGTCAGCAATGTCAAGATTACATACCTTCCCCCATGAGTGCCTCTCTGGCCGCGGTCTTCTACACCAGAAACGGGGTCCTCGCTGGAGAAACTGGTATGCTAAATCAGCAGTCAGCCAGTTTGAAGCCAGCAGGTAATATGACATGCAATTAG